The proteins below are encoded in one region of Ostrea edulis chromosome 3, xbOstEdul1.1, whole genome shotgun sequence:
- the LOC125656626 gene encoding uncharacterized protein F54H12.2-like yields the protein MSILSNEMFKEAMPSQLSLFDLPPTQTAVENIYFQDVRPISQISDSSPIEFQLSAQNGMDYVDLKRSRLYVKLKVTNGEKALASEDIVGPVNLLLPLLFSQLDVSMQNKPINSSGAHYPYLSMLSTLINYGADAKSSQLTSQLWESDTAGEFDDVNAKNGENAGLLRRAVFVKGSKSVDLEGPIMHELFQMDRYILNQVGISLKFYRTRAEFCLMSTIASGKNYQIQLEEVILRVCKCKINPAVILSHAKMLETTTAKYPFKKSIVKMYNLAKGLLNVSLENMFSGTRPDRLYIAFVSSLAAAGDYSKNPYNFQHFNISQIALYSDGNPVGNTPIKLNFDAASGENVVAAYVNLFDNASKWLFDGGNAITRKQFAEGGNVIFCFDLEPTFEQGEYLTLLKQGNVRIEAQFSVALPETVTAIVWGQYSTLFEINQARDIITV from the coding sequence ATGTCCAtcttatcaaatgaaatgtttaagGAGGCCATGCCTAGTCAGCTTTCTCTGTTTGACCTGCCACCAACTCAGACTGCCGTAGAAAATATTTACTTTCAGGATGTGCGCCCTATATCACAAATTTCAGACAGTTCACCAATTGAATTTCAACTTTCAGCTCAAAATGGAATGGATTATGTTGATCTCAAAAGAAGTAGACTGTATGTTAAACTAAAAGTAACGAATGGCGAAAAAGCACTTGCAAGCGAGGATATAGTGGGACCAGTGAATTTACTTTTACCATTACTTTTTAGTCAGCTGGATGTATCTATGCAAAATAAGCCCATTAACAGTTCAGGAGCGCATTATCCGTACTTGAGTATGTTGAGCACTCTCATCAACTATGGAGCTGATGCAAAGTCATCACAATTGACTTCACAGTTATGGGAGAGTGATACTGCCGGAGAATTTGACGATGTCAATGctaaaaatggggaaaatgctGGTCTTTTAAGAAGGGCTGTATTCGTCAAGGGAAGTAAGAGTGTAGACCTTGAAGGACCGATTATGCATGAGCTGTTTCAAATGGATAGATATATTCTTAATCAAGTTGGCATATCTCTAAAATTTTACCGTACACGAGCTGAGTTTTGTCTCATGTCAACCATCGCTAGTgggaaaaattatcaaatacaaCTAGAAGAAGTTATTCTTCGcgtttgtaaatgtaaaataaatccCGCCGTGATACTCAGTCATGCTAAAATGTTGGAGACAACAACTGCCAAATATCCATTCAAAAAGAGCATTGTCAAAATGTATAATCTTGCCAAAGGTCTTCTCAATGTTTCTTTGGAAAACATGTTTTCCGGAACAAGACCAGACCGTCTCTACATTGCGTTTGTATCATCACTGGCTGCGGCTGGAGATTATTCAAAGAATCCatataattttcaacatttcaaCATCTCtcaaattgcattgtatagcgATGGAAATCCAGTGGGAAATACCCctatcaaattaaattttgatgcAGCGAGTGGGGAGAACGTTGTCGCAGCatatgtaaatttatttgataATGCCTCAAAATGGCTTTTCGATGGAGGAAATGCAATAACTAGAAAGCAATTTGCTGAGGGTGGGAATGTTATATTCTGCTTTGATCTTGAACCCACATTTGAGCAGGGTGAATATCTTACATTACTTAAACAGGGGAATGTGCGCATAGAGGCACAGTTTAGTGTAGCCCTACCAGAGACCGTGACAGCCATTGTTTGGGGACAATATTCCACTCTTTTTGAGATAAATCAGGCAAGAGACATTATTACAGTGTAA